In Solanum stenotomum isolate F172 chromosome 6, ASM1918654v1, whole genome shotgun sequence, one DNA window encodes the following:
- the LOC125867480 gene encoding probable UDP-arabinopyranose mutase 1, with protein sequence MAAATPLLKDELDIVIPTIRNLDFLEMWRPFFQPYHLIIVQDGDPSKIIKVPEGFDYELYNRNDINRILGPKASCISFKDSACRCFGYMVSKKKYIYTIDDDCFVAKDPSGKDINALEQHIKNLLCPSTPHFFNTLYDPYRDGADFVRGYPFSMREGAPTAVSHGLWLNIPDYDAPTQLVKPHERNTRYVDAVMTIPKGTLFPMCGMNLAFDRDLIGPAMYFGLMGDGQPIGRYDDMWAGWCTKVICDHLGLGIKTGLPYIWHSKASNPFVNLKKEYNGIFWQEEIIPFFQAATLSKECTTVQQCYLELSKQVKEKLSKIDPYFTKLGDAMVTWIEAWDELNPTGDNLAKLSIADGPAKTKK encoded by the exons ATGGCAGCAGCAACACCCCTGTTGAAAGATGAGCTTGATATTGTGATTCCCACAATAAGAAATCTTGATTTTTTGGAGATGTGGAGACCCTTTTTTCAGCCATACCATCTGATTATTGTTCAAGATGGTGATCCTTCAAAGATCATTAAGGTCCCTGAAGGATTTGATTATGAGCTTTATAATCGAAATGACATTAACAGGATTTTGGGTCCTAAAGCTTCTTGTATCTCTTTTAAGGATTCTGCTTGTAGGTGTTTTGGGTATATGGTGTCTAAGAAGAAGTATATCTACACCATTGATGATGATTGCTTt GTGGCCAAGGACCCGTCTGGTAAGGATATCAATGCACTTGAGCAGCACATCAAGAACCTCCTGTGCCCATCCACACCACACTTCTTCAACACTCTGTATGATCCATACAGAGATGGTGCAGATTTCGTCCGTGGCTACCCTTTCAGCATGCGTGAGGGTGCTCCAACAGCTGTTTCTCATGGACTGTGGCTCAACATCCCTGACTACGATGCTCCCACACAGCTTGTTAAGCCTCATGAGAGGAACACTAG ATACGTTGATGCTGTCATGACGATTCCAAAAGGCACTTTGTTCCCCATGTGTGGAATGAACTTGGCATTTGACCGTGATCTCATTGGACCTGCAATGTACTTTGGTCTCATGGGTGACGGTCAGCCAATTGGTCGTTACGACGATATGTGGGCCGGCTGGTGTACCAAG GTCATTTGTGACCATTTGGGACTAGGAATCAAGACTGGTCTGCCCTACATATGGCACAGCAAAGCCAGCAACCCATTCGTTAACCTCAAAAAGGAGTACAATGGTATCTTCTGGCAAGAGGAGATCATACCCTTCTTCCAGGCTGCAACTCTTTCTAAAGAGTGCACAACCGTTCAGCAATGCTACCTCGAGCTCTCAAAGCAGGTCAAGGAAAAACTTTCCAAGATCGATCCCTATTTCACCAAGCTAGGAGATGCCATGGTCACATGGATCGAAGCTTGGGATGAGCTCAACCCTACTGGGGACAACTTGGCTAAGCTGTCTATCGCCGATGGTCCAGCAAAGACTAAAAAGTAG